AATGAGCAACAGTATTATTGATGATATGAATTGTCCGTTCTGCTATTTAATTGTTAACAAGTGAAATACTAgatgatattttttaatgaatgattatcaatacaaaataaaatgttacctGATTTGAATAATGCGTCTTCATCATTGCCTCCTGCAATGGTTCGCCCCTCATCTCATTGACCAAGTTGACTAATGCAACTGGCAGTTCAATATTAAGCCTAGACTCTGTTTTTAGTCctacttttcttttctttatctcAAAGCTTCGGAAAAGGTCAAGATAATCGTCTATGTATTCAGCTTTAAATTTCGCCATCACAGAGGTTCCTAAACAAAAGTAACCACAAAATTATTTAAGATACAAATTTAAAGGATGTgaattgtttatatattactTATTCATTACTTACAAATGCTGATAAAATAACATAGCCTTACAAGTTAACATATCACTGCAGTCACAGTCGCTGTGTCAGAGGCTACTGAACAAAGTCCGCTCGGGCAATGGGAAATCTGCCAGAAAACAATCAACTTCATACGTACAAATTGCCAGAAGCTGGCTATATTAGATCAATAACAAGGTGTTGGAAAATTAGAAAGCAAACTTTAGTGGGTATATTGATTTTGCCGTGATGAGCTCATAAACTTTTTGCAAGTTATCCCACCCATTTAAAGTGTATGGTATATCGACTGGGCAAAGGATATCACGTGCCGACACGATATTATTACTCAATAATTGATGGTTAACGCTATCTTTACTCTGAAACTACTTTTGTCTCGTATTTATTACTCTTTTTGGTCAGTTAATATCAAAATACTAGAAAGGATTGGAAACTAACGAAATATTAATGGCGTGAATTTCTCGTAAGTGTTTCGAATAGAAACACAATTCAATGTAATTATATACAGTCATGTATATACTAAAAGAACAAAATGAAACGTTACAAGATACCTTTTATacacttttacaaaataatactCCATGAATTTGCAAATCTacttataaaattaataaacatttgGATTCGTCTCGTCAGTATACTGAATTTGCAAATATTGCTACAAATATTGCTACAAATTAAGCATAATTGTTCGAGCAAATGAATTTCATATTATGCGGACGTGAGTACGAtgtttgttttttgcttttttttaaaaatagctcAATTCAAAGCCGATATTGGTTACCTTTTtgcacataattttttttttaattttgactttaaTGTTGTTGGGTTATTTCAAAACTTTCGGGATATCTTAGgtagcataaaagcaacatttccatacaaaatatttgtatttttttaattttgaaattattttcaacattttgattttttccaGATTCTTACAATGGGAAAGTACATATTTGGCCATGAAATTGatattataaaagatattttaacaagaaGAAAATCCTAATACAAGCCTCGGAGGCCGCTAGAATGATATAAAGTTGATACACGGATCTTGCAAAGTAAAACCGCAATTTGCAAAAGTCCCTGTAAAAGATAAGGAGGATCAAAACGTTAATCAATATGCCAAGGTACGTATTATATTTTCAGTAGATATTAGCATTACAATTATGCGTGTAAAGTGAAAAAAACGGAAAGAAACTTAAGATACAAAAAAACGGAATGTACCTGCAATTTCTGACAGAAAGTTATAGAAAGCATCATCAACTTTTGTTCCTCCCCACGCTCCACCGCTCGCCTTGTAAATTTCTTTAAGCTTTTCATCGGACATTACTTCGTGCACAGTAACATCAACCGTGCCACCTGTAATAATATTTTTGCCATTACACAACTTCTGACTTGCTTTTTATCAAGATTTATCATCTAATTCATTTCCACTTCGCCAACAGTTCGTTTTCAAAAATGATTGGACGAGTCAGTGTAAATGAAAAAATCGCCGTTGAGCTACATGTATAAGCTTTAACATTGATGATCTTAATAACCAGTTGTATAAATAGAGATAATCCACGATATCATTGCAAATCTATTTCATACTCGGTTTATCAACAGGGATAATCATACCCTGTTGTATCAACAGGGATAATCCGAGATATCATTGCAAATCTGTTTCATACCCGGTTGTATCAACAGGATAATCTAAGATATCATTGCAAGTATGTTCCATACCCGGTTGTACAAACAGGGATAATCCTATCAACAGGGATAATCCAAGATATCATTGCAGCACAGATCAATACctggttttattatatacttgtatattttctgtaaaaatattggCTGTTTGTTATAAATGATAGCTaacgtgcaaaaaaaaaaaaaaatctaattgtaCTGTAAATCCTGTATTTTGCATGTTACCAGATTACTTTTTATGACTTGACACAGTTCTATAGATAGCGCACAAGAAAACCCCATTCAGTTCTATTTTAATATCGATTTCATTCAATGTTCATTGGTCAGATACAAAGGTGAAGGTATATAATGAAAGTGAAATTATAACAATCTAGGATTCTGTACTCAGCTGTCGTGTAGATGTTGGTAGATGTTGCAAGGATGTACACCTCAAGTGATCAGACCTCGCAAAATCTACTTAAGCCGAAAAGTATTTCAGATCATAACCCTACTGTATCAAAATGAAAAAGCAAACTATCATTTCAACATTGTTCCATACTCgcttgtattattattattattattattattattattattattattccagatttatatagcgcccttttcgtgataaacacgttcaaaggcgctttattcatcctctactagtacagacacagagcgatctgaccagagggacagagagagataaagcccccagaacagacagagagaaatcattttagaaacaggcctgtccggctaacttagcctagatctgcgaatagacagtctggttctttaacgtgcccggttaatagcaccgatacacgcgaagcctttttcctgggaagaaccagcaCAGGCCTCTTAGTAAGGTGGGAGACAcccaagagcatctcagaaatttccagtacctggacctctggattgacagtcaagcgtgttaccactagaccaccggcccaccatTGTATCAATTTGGATAATCCAAGATATTATTGCAACACTGTTAAATACCTGGTTTTTACCGATGGGGATGGTCCGAGATATCATTCAACAATGTTCTGATAAAAGCTTTGAATAAATGGCCGGGAAAATTGTAGGAATAAAAACAACTCCTTTTGTCTGATATTTGTATATTGTATCATTTTCCTGATGTTTTTTACATTTCAGTTTTGAATGATTGTTTCCTTATACACGAAAAATGTAGTGAATCAAATGAAAAGATCGACAAATTTAATGTGCGTGATACCGATTCTTGTATCTCTTACTTAGTAACCTGTTAACACCGGTACTCATTTAATACATGTGAGATATAGTTCGTATGTGGAAGAGAGTATAACGTGGATTTCCTGTCAACAGATCTTGATATGGGTTTCGATATTAAATTTAGGATCAAGTTCAATTTGAACCTTTGATCTATTGTCTCTactttacaattttattattaatacaaTGTATTGTCTCACTGATGAGATAGTCTacaattaactttaaaacttttaagaaaGATTCAACAATAGAGTAAAATCGAAGTTTTTAGCGTGACATTGTCATTATACAGATACAAACGAAATACTTACGCGAAAACCTGATGCAAATACTGTGTCATACAGGGCATTTGTTTGCGaaactttttttaataataaatcatttttattataatttcacataaatataTTCTTACCAACCTACTGAAAACACACTAATATTCATTGTTGATAGACTCTGGCTATATTTGATATCAATATTACATTATATCTGATATAAATCGGTGGTTCATAGTTAGTGCTATATGACCGGTTTACAGTCTGCTCAATTATATATATCCCAGATCAAGAGAATTTACTTCCAATATTATACAATATAGCGCTTTTTGAAAGGCTAACCAATGATTAAGTAAAACCATTTGCCCTCCTCGTTCCCGTCGGTCACGCCTTCGGACCTCCCGCAATATTTTTTTGAACACTTACCATTTAATCAGTATATGATATGTAACAATCATGTACACGCACGCATATACACacacaaacatatatacattctatcatgATGTATATAATGACTTGCCTCCAGCATCTAGAACAAGGTATCGTCTACCAGGACCATATGTCGACATCCAAGTTGCATCCTTATCACTTTTTTCTAAATGGCGATAGTGGCGGCAAAATAAGCTTGCTGCTTCGGGCTCAAGGGAAATGTTCAATTTGTCTCCTGGAATTCCAGCCTagacaatataaatattttttaacatgaTATTGGGGAATATTAACGATCGTTCATGGTAACAGTATTGCCATCTATAATTTACGAGAAAATATGTAAGGAATCTTTTACAAAGTTACTAGtactattttatattttgatatttattttaatacatgtacatgttttgatATCTAAGCAATCGCAAAAGAGTCTAAAAAGGGTATTACTAAAAGACTTCTTTATACTGACAATATAATCGTAAAACTGAAGAACAATGCATTTACAAATTCCTGTGCTTCTAAATCATTCAAAATTATACGCAAACCTCCTGCGCAGCTTCCCTCATGAACTGTTTTGAACTATCAGTCCAGATTGCAGGTACAGTAAGAACCCATTGAATATCACGATCTTGCATCCCACAACCAAATATTCGATTTTGTAACTCCGTAATAAGATCATCTTTTAAGTACTGTATAGACAACGAGAATACAGTTTTAGCTGGCAGTTTTTTCTTCCCGCTGGAGTCTTCTAGCATGACATTTCGTTGGAGGGTCTGCGGTATAATAACATATCGAATAAAAAACATTGGTTCCTCTCTATATTTTAGGGCAATGACAACACACATGATATCGACAGGAGgtcaaaatgcaaatattttttcaactttaggtTGACTGCAATTTATCTTACCTTTTCTGTGATCAGTTATCAAATAACAGTGCGGCTATTCCAAATAATATGTCACTATATAgagaaaacttataaaaaaaagcTTCAAATGTCCTGCTCAATCCTGTACGTTGAAATTGGTAATATTGAACAATTGCAATTATGTcgataaatattgtttaaaccaataacatgataattataaagttgattcatatcattataattattatgatagGCAAAGATGGAAAATGTTAAAGTGTCGAGCATGTACCTCCTTTTCAAAAAGCATCATTTTAAACCGGTGAAAAAAGTACCAGTCCTCATGTTCGTTGTCTGCCACAAGCTCAGCAAATTTATTTTCTGCTTCGAAGCCAAAACTATGTAGTGTCTGACCATCGGGTTTTATCAAAACACATGTTGGGCCTAACAAGTAAAGTAATGGCATGTAGTATGTCATGATTGATCGATTTGATATAATTTTCGATAATATCTTTATTGGCGCTAATATTTATACTTATTGAACTAAGTCGGTTTTATAATCAATATGACAATAAATATCGTGTACGGTAGGGTTAcaacatatttattcatattacacAAAATAGAACATGGTCAAACTATGTCAGTATTTAAGCGACcgttcaattatttttaaaatatgaacgaCACAGACCTTGCTACAAATCCTTTAATTAAGTAAAGAAATAAAGTGGAAAAGCACAGGTCACTCAGCACGACATAAATGACAGAAAGatcggtttcattgagtctgcCTCTGCTAAAATGACTTTTACACAAACAAAATTGAACTATATTATGCGAGATTATTCATAACAAAGTAATGATTATATTGATATGCATGCGCATACATGAAATTCTACGTAAAATGAAAACTCTAAGACTTTTATTGTAAGCGGATGTAAACCAAAGGTTGAATAAGTCAAGAGTTAAGCCAACGGAAACGATAACGTAAATGAATTGGCAATGAAATACAATTACCTTTAGCAGAAACAAGATTACTCCCTGTCCATTGCTTTGCAAATATCTTTGTTGGTTCAACTTCAAAGTCATGTCTGAACGAAAATGCCCATCCAGAGTATGTAGTTCCAAAGTCTATTGCAGCGACTAATAATGTAAGGGCAGCCTGGAAGATATAACCAATGTTTCTAGCGTCTCATACATAATGTATTACtctgtatcaaatattttttttcaaaaacagatAATTTACCATTCATTATAAGGTGTTTGGTTACCTCCCCTCAAGTGAATATCAATTTTTGAATCTTATGCTTCCGCGAATATATCCTTAGAGCCGAAGTAATATACACATTTGGCTGTACTGGAGTATCAGAAGTCAGGATATGcacttgtatatacatgtataataatacgCGACTCATTCACGGTCTGATTATTTGACTTCAGTGTTAATCTAAGCATACGAACTATTTAACATCGATTTTTACTTAATTTGTAAATAAGTGATTTTAAACCGTTAAGCAGCGTACAAACTTATAGAactgtaaaattaaaattatgcAGTTTAAACACTCACCATGAAACACTGCTAGCCTGTTTTCGGTTTATACAAACATACTCGtgattatttatttaacttcCTCTTTCAGTAAGGcctaaaaatttgtttgtttccggaatcccgacctaccctaatttttggCCTGATCCTAAATGTTTTTTGGCTTTGCAAacatgcactttttatgctttaaacacaTGTCAGTGTTGTTAGACGTCAGCTTACTGAATCAGatgttctaaaggcataaccccctcatttgtattcatttttgacacaaaataataCTTTCCGAAAACGAATTTACGAGTGTCTGTGTTAAAACTGTTGGCAATGTAGTTAGAATAATCAAAAGTagttacaaacattttattttat
This window of the Mercenaria mercenaria strain notata chromosome 5, MADL_Memer_1, whole genome shotgun sequence genome carries:
- the LOC123544543 gene encoding heat shock 70 kDa protein 12A-like; the encoded protein is MAALTLLVAAIDFGTTYSGWAFSFRHDFEVEPTKIFAKQWTGSNLVSAKGPTCVLIKPDGQTLHSFGFEAENKFAELVADNEHEDWYFFHRFKMMLFEKETLQRNVMLEDSSGKKKLPAKTVFSLSIQYLKDDLITELQNRIFGCGMQDRDIQWVLTVPAIWTDSSKQFMREAAQEAGIPGDKLNISLEPEAASLFCRHYRHLEKSDKDATWMSTYGPGRRYLVLDAGGGTVDVTVHEVMSDEKLKEIYKASGGAWGGTKVDDAFYNFLSEIAGTSVMAKFKAEYIDDYLDLFRSFEIKKRKVGLKTESRLNIELPVALVNLVNEMRGEPLQEAMMKTHYSNQIRMVNNKLRIDSKIAEGFFEPAVNSIIEHVKSLLKELTNSPVDAILMVGGFSESPMLQETVQSNFPELKVIIPYEAGLAVVKGAVIFGHSPTAIVQRVSKYTYGTDVVVDFDPDTHPLHRRKETSDGVICENVFSKLTEAGQILVVGEAQYEQTYKTITKTQKAMGMDIYASIEKNPKFIDDVGCIKIGTFSVPVSGSGKGRKVTVKMIFGGTENDVVCTEVATGKITHLKVDFLT